One Ignavibacterium sp. DNA segment encodes these proteins:
- a CDS encoding bifunctional riboflavin kinase/FAD synthetase yields MQIFYSIKDLKKNKNTVLTLGTFDGIHPGHLKIIDRLVSCSKEKGCRNVVITFYPHPRTILGNDNSVKMLTTQDEKIELLEKLRVENLLIINFTKEFASLSAEDFIYDYLINGIGLTEIVLGHDHHFGKGRRGNAELLQKIADKEGFIVTKAEAFMIDGEAVSSTKIRNAIAEGDIIRANKLLGRNYEFSGIVVGGDKRGRELGFPTANIKLSSQEKLLPASGVYAVKVMVENERHTGLLSIGNRPTFYNQGELVSEVYIYDFNREIYGAKVTTELVERLRGEVKFNSAEELINQMNTDKENGNKIFNKLNN; encoded by the coding sequence ATGCAGATTTTTTATAGTATTAAAGATTTAAAAAAAAATAAAAATACTGTTCTTACACTTGGCACTTTTGATGGAATTCATCCGGGTCATTTAAAAATTATCGACAGATTAGTGAGTTGTTCAAAAGAAAAGGGATGCAGAAATGTTGTGATTACATTTTATCCGCATCCGAGAACGATTTTAGGCAATGATAATTCTGTAAAAATGCTGACAACACAAGATGAAAAAATAGAACTTCTTGAAAAACTTAGGGTTGAAAATCTTTTAATTATAAATTTTACAAAAGAGTTTGCATCGTTGAGTGCAGAAGATTTTATATATGATTATTTAATAAACGGTATTGGTTTAACAGAAATAGTATTAGGACATGATCATCATTTTGGGAAAGGACGAAGAGGAAACGCTGAATTATTACAGAAGATTGCAGACAAAGAAGGTTTTATTGTAACTAAAGCAGAAGCTTTTATGATTGATGGCGAAGCAGTCAGCAGCACAAAAATTAGAAATGCAATAGCCGAAGGGGATATTATCAGAGCAAATAAACTTCTTGGCAGAAATTATGAATTTAGCGGAATTGTTGTAGGCGGCGATAAGCGCGGTAGAGAGCTTGGCTTTCCAACTGCTAATATAAAATTATCTTCACAGGAAAAACTTTTACCGGCTAGCGGAGTTTATGCTGTTAAGGTGATGGTTGAAAATGAAAGGCATACTGGGTTATTAAGCATTGGTAATCGCCCGACTTTTTATAACCAGGGTGAACTTGTAAGTGAAGTATATATTTATGATTTCAACCGGGAAATTTATGGAGCTAAAGTGACAACAGAATTGGTTGAAAGATTACGGGGCGAGGTGAAATTTAACTCCGCCGAAGAATTAATTAACCAGATGAATACAGACAAAGAAAACGGAAATAAGATTTTTAATAAACTAAATAATTAA
- a CDS encoding DNA translocase FtsK has product MALKKKKNVKGKSTKDSSDKSYFTFTSKNKRQILGLFLVVFAIVLFFSIITFDRFDEANLTDLPADFIKSFDERIDIQNWLGVTGAHIAKFFVKATFGYFSITIPVVLFLWGISFFKTIDFKFRLHLSNLLLISTLIIASFFGVLRSNYDLFGSTYELSGFIGDYIGKFLSGLIGGIGSILLLGFGFVSLLIFAVDIDIKNILLFFKDIFSFNENVEEDQKLKEKIEVKEKENLDKIKKLSDDKRKKKEKYNKEELSAADLVETEAEEQTNIRIIRKNNAPVPEPENEVVNDENKKVDIVKTGELPEKKEKSETENEMKLPNQWEEEIEYKLPGLDLLDMAPEEDYKVAEEELTRNAELLKDKLKLFDIEIKDISVTPGPVVTLYEIVPAPGVKISKIVGLENDIALALAARGIRIIAPIPGKSAIGVEIPNAKASLVNARSVIGRINESEVELPLALGKTISGDVYVADLAKMPHLLIAGSTGSGKSVGINMIISSLLYTKHPSEVKFTMVDPKKIELSFYNKLRKHYLAVSPDLDEEIITEPQNAVLMLKSVEYEMERRYDKLAKAGVRNIVDYNKKVKDPKTKPNDTDTIKHHPIPYIIVVVDELADLMITAGKEVEEPITRLAQLARAVGIHLVLATQRPSVNVITGVIKANFSSRIAYQVATKIDSRTILDMNGAEQLLGRGDMLFLPTGSPKPIRVQNAFISTDEVEKITNFVYSQQAYSKPYFLPSLYDKKKGSSSGVSADLDPMFEEAAKVIVRHQQGSVSLLQRRLKLGYSRAARIVDQLEEAGIVGPNDGSKARTVLVENEEQLETILRNL; this is encoded by the coding sequence ATGGCACTGAAGAAGAAAAAAAATGTAAAAGGAAAAAGCACTAAAGACAGCTCAGATAAAAGCTACTTTACCTTTACATCAAAAAACAAGAGACAGATACTAGGATTGTTTCTTGTTGTTTTTGCGATTGTGCTCTTCTTCAGCATAATAACTTTCGATCGTTTTGATGAAGCTAATCTTACTGATCTGCCTGCTGATTTTATAAAATCATTTGATGAAAGAATAGATATACAAAATTGGCTTGGAGTAACAGGTGCACACATTGCGAAGTTCTTTGTTAAAGCTACATTTGGATATTTCTCAATCACAATTCCGGTAGTTCTTTTTTTATGGGGAATATCATTTTTTAAGACTATCGATTTTAAATTCAGATTACATCTCTCAAATCTTTTATTAATAAGCACTTTAATTATTGCCTCATTTTTTGGAGTGCTGCGGTCTAATTACGATTTATTCGGATCAACTTACGAGCTTTCAGGATTTATTGGCGATTATATAGGTAAATTTTTAAGCGGATTGATCGGCGGAATAGGAAGTATTCTTTTATTGGGATTTGGTTTTGTTTCTTTACTGATCTTTGCAGTTGATATTGATATAAAAAATATTCTTTTATTCTTTAAAGATATTTTTTCATTTAATGAGAATGTTGAAGAAGATCAAAAACTGAAAGAGAAAATAGAAGTAAAGGAAAAGGAAAACCTTGACAAGATCAAAAAATTAAGTGACGATAAAAGAAAGAAAAAAGAAAAATATAATAAAGAAGAATTATCAGCTGCTGATTTAGTGGAAACTGAAGCAGAGGAACAAACTAATATCAGAATAATACGGAAAAATAACGCACCTGTTCCTGAACCTGAAAATGAAGTAGTTAATGACGAAAACAAAAAAGTTGATATTGTAAAGACCGGAGAGCTTCCCGAGAAGAAAGAGAAGTCGGAAACTGAAAACGAGATGAAACTGCCAAATCAGTGGGAAGAAGAAATTGAGTATAAGTTACCCGGACTGGATTTGCTGGATATGGCACCGGAAGAAGATTATAAAGTTGCTGAAGAAGAACTTACCCGCAATGCAGAACTGCTTAAAGACAAACTGAAGCTTTTTGATATTGAAATAAAAGATATTTCTGTTACTCCTGGTCCGGTTGTTACACTTTATGAAATCGTTCCTGCGCCTGGAGTTAAGATCAGTAAAATAGTTGGTTTGGAAAATGATATTGCACTTGCACTTGCAGCACGCGGAATAAGAATCATTGCTCCGATTCCCGGTAAAAGTGCAATCGGAGTAGAGATACCAAATGCAAAAGCATCATTGGTAAATGCACGCTCAGTTATTGGCAGAATAAATGAGTCTGAAGTTGAACTTCCTCTTGCATTAGGAAAAACCATCAGCGGGGATGTGTATGTTGCAGACCTTGCTAAAATGCCGCACTTACTGATTGCCGGATCAACCGGATCTGGAAAAAGTGTTGGCATTAATATGATAATCAGCAGTTTGCTTTATACAAAGCATCCTTCAGAAGTTAAGTTTACAATGGTTGATCCAAAAAAAATTGAACTGTCTTTCTACAATAAATTACGCAAACATTATTTGGCAGTTTCACCTGATCTTGATGAAGAGATTATTACCGAACCTCAAAATGCTGTTCTAATGTTAAAGAGTGTTGAGTATGAAATGGAAAGACGATATGATAAACTGGCAAAAGCCGGCGTGCGAAATATTGTTGATTATAATAAAAAAGTAAAAGATCCTAAAACAAAACCAAACGATACGGATACAATTAAACATCATCCAATTCCTTACATAATTGTTGTTGTTGATGAGCTTGCTGATTTAATGATTACAGCAGGAAAAGAAGTCGAGGAACCAATAACAAGATTGGCACAACTTGCACGCGCAGTTGGAATTCACCTTGTACTTGCAACTCAGCGTCCATCAGTAAATGTTATTACCGGTGTTATCAAAGCAAATTTCAGCTCACGAATTGCATATCAGGTTGCAACAAAAATTGATTCCAGAACAATACTTGATATGAACGGGGCTGAACAACTACTTGGCAGAGGCGATATGTTGTTTCTTCCAACTGGTTCACCAAAACCAATTCGTGTGCAGAATGCTTTTATCTCTACAGACGAAGTTGAAAAAATTACTAATTTTGTTTACTCACAACAGGCATACTCTAAACCATATTTTTTGCCCTCTTTGTATGATAAGAAAAAAGGATCTTCGTCAGGTGTATCTGCAGATTTAGATCCGATGTTTGAAGAAGCGGCTAAAGTAATAGTCCGCCATCAGCAAGGTTCGGTTTCCTTGTTGCAAAGAAGATTAAAGTTAGGTTATTCCCGTGCTGCAAGAATTGTTGATCAGCTTGAGGAAGCCGGTATTGTTGGCCCAAATGACGGAAGCAAAGCAAGAACTGTTCTTGTTGAAAATGAAGAGCAGCTTGAAACAATTCTGCGTAATTTGTAG
- the gcvT gene encoding glycine cleavage system aminomethyltransferase GcvT has translation MKRTTFYNIHKKLGAKLVEFAGFEMPIQYSSIISEHKSVRNSVGVFDVSHMGEVFVKGEKALDFIQYVAINDASKLQTGRVQYSAMCYEDGGIVDDLLIYKIADDEFLLVINASNIEKDFKWMQENNQFGVELRNESDNYSLLAVQGPNSLNTLQKLTDTQINMEYYHFTNLKLAGVDMILSRTGYTGEVGYELYFKGDEKTAEELWNKIFEAGKEFNIQPAGLAARDTLRLEMGFCLYGNDIDQTTNPLEAGLGWITKLSKQNFIGKDALVKIKENGLKRKLVAITSDEKTFPRHGYDISVNNKKIGTVTSGTVSPMLDKPIALGYVETEFSEIETDVNFLIRGKEIPAKVVKLPFVKR, from the coding sequence ATGAAACGAACAACTTTTTATAATATTCATAAAAAACTGGGTGCTAAATTAGTTGAGTTTGCCGGATTCGAGATGCCCATACAGTATTCATCAATTATTTCTGAACATAAATCAGTAAGAAATTCTGTCGGTGTTTTTGATGTATCACATATGGGCGAAGTTTTTGTAAAAGGAGAAAAGGCACTGGACTTCATTCAGTATGTTGCAATAAACGATGCTTCAAAACTGCAAACTGGCAGGGTGCAGTATTCTGCAATGTGCTATGAAGACGGCGGTATTGTTGATGATCTGCTTATTTATAAAATTGCTGACGATGAATTTTTGCTTGTAATTAACGCATCGAACATTGAGAAGGATTTTAAATGGATGCAAGAAAATAATCAGTTTGGAGTTGAATTAAGAAATGAAAGCGATAATTATTCTCTGCTTGCGGTACAAGGCCCGAATTCATTGAACACATTACAAAAATTAACTGATACACAGATCAATATGGAGTATTATCATTTTACTAATTTAAAGCTCGCAGGTGTTGATATGATATTATCCAGAACAGGCTATACCGGCGAAGTTGGATATGAGCTTTATTTTAAAGGTGATGAAAAAACTGCTGAGGAACTTTGGAATAAAATTTTTGAAGCCGGGAAAGAATTTAACATTCAGCCGGCTGGGTTAGCTGCAAGAGATACATTAAGGTTAGAAATGGGTTTCTGTTTATATGGTAATGACATTGATCAAACTACAAATCCGCTGGAAGCTGGTTTAGGATGGATAACAAAACTTTCAAAACAGAATTTTATCGGAAAAGATGCTTTGGTTAAGATTAAAGAAAATGGATTAAAAAGAAAACTTGTAGCCATAACTTCTGACGAAAAAACTTTTCCAAGACATGGCTATGATATCTCTGTAAATAATAAAAAGATTGGAACAGTAACAAGCGGTACTGTAAGTCCAATGCTTGATAAACCAATTGCATTAGGTTATGTTGAAACTGAATTTTCGGAAATTGAAACTGATGTTAACTTCTTAATTCGTGGAAAAGAAATTCCTGCTAAGGTTGTTAAACTTCCGTTTGTAAAAAGATAA
- the fsa gene encoding fructose-6-phosphate aldolase: protein MKFFIDTANINEIKEAAALGILDGVTTNPSLVSKEGKDFRKLLDEILAIVDGPVSAEVISTDYNGILKEAHELAKIHHNIVIKVPLIKEGLKAVRTLSSENIKTNVTLCFSPSQALLAAKAGAAYISPFVGRLDDISHDGMELISQIIQIYKNYNYKTEILVASIRHPLHVVEAAMMGADVCTMPFSVIDRLFNHPLTDLGLEKFLSDWKKSQNK from the coding sequence ATGAAATTTTTTATCGATACAGCTAATATAAATGAAATTAAAGAAGCTGCTGCGCTCGGTATCCTTGATGGTGTTACTACAAATCCATCGCTTGTTTCTAAAGAGGGAAAAGATTTTAGAAAGTTACTCGATGAAATTCTTGCAATAGTTGATGGTCCTGTAAGCGCAGAAGTTATTTCTACAGATTATAATGGTATATTAAAAGAAGCACACGAGCTTGCAAAGATTCATCATAACATTGTTATTAAAGTGCCGCTGATAAAAGAAGGATTAAAAGCTGTTCGTACATTATCCTCGGAAAATATTAAGACCAATGTTACACTTTGTTTCTCGCCATCCCAGGCTTTACTTGCTGCAAAAGCAGGAGCCGCTTATATAAGTCCTTTTGTCGGCAGACTTGATGATATAAGCCACGATGGAATGGAGCTGATTTCACAGATTATTCAGATCTATAAAAATTATAATTATAAAACCGAAATTCTTGTTGCAAGTATCAGACATCCATTGCACGTGGTTGAAGCAGCGATGATGGGCGCTGATGTGTGCACCATGCCCTTTTCTGTTATTGATAGATTATTCAACCATCCTTTAACAGATTTAGGTCTGGAAAAGTTTTTAAGTGATTGGAAGAAATCTCAAAACAAATAA
- the pnp gene encoding polyribonucleotide nucleotidyltransferase, producing MIVKKEVEIGGRLFSIETGRYAKQANGSVMVGYGDTMVLVTAVASTESKPDQDFFPLQVEYREKTSAAGKFPGGYIKREGRPSEKEILSARLCDRPIRPLFPEAFLNETQVIAMVFSYDGENDPDVLAACGASAALVVSDIPFDGPMGEVRVGRIGGEFIVNPTQEQIKLSDIELVVAGTADSIMMVEGESKEVSEQELLDALKFAQIEIKKIVELQNQLRAEAGKTKWVVEEKTIDENLKKDIYDLAEVKFKEIVYSVLSKEERADKNGELAEFVKSSLAEKYPEQEKVIKEVLHDMEKDLMRERILKEGIRLDGRNTKQIRPITIELGNLPRTHGSALFTRGETQSLTTVTLGTKNDEQTVDGLMQEYTKKFMLHYNFPPFSVGEVGRLSGVGRREIGHGNLAERSLKQVFPADDAFPYTVRVISDILESNGSSSMATVCAGSLAMMDAGVPISKAVSGIAMGLVKEDGQYAILSDILGNEDHLGDMDFKVAGTSDGITGFQMDIKIQGISFEIMENALHQAKEGRMHILGKMNEAIDKSRETLSPYAPRLITMNIAQDQIGLVIGPGGKTIQGMQRLFGVDINIEDDGTVHIASPNKDSAQQAKDYIKKLTATPEVGEVYDGVVTKIADFGAFVEILPGKEGLLHISEIDVKRVNKVSDYLKVGDKVPVKLLKIENGKFSLSRKKLLMEAAEKEAKKNKQADQQITEK from the coding sequence ATGATCGTTAAGAAAGAAGTTGAAATAGGCGGAAGATTATTTTCAATAGAAACCGGAAGATATGCAAAACAGGCTAATGGCTCTGTTATGGTTGGATACGGTGATACAATGGTGCTTGTTACTGCTGTTGCTTCAACAGAATCAAAACCTGATCAGGATTTCTTTCCATTGCAGGTTGAATATCGCGAAAAAACATCTGCCGCTGGAAAATTTCCCGGCGGTTATATCAAGCGTGAAGGAAGACCCTCTGAAAAAGAAATTCTTAGTGCAAGATTATGCGACAGACCAATAAGACCTTTATTTCCCGAAGCATTCTTAAATGAAACACAAGTTATTGCAATGGTCTTTTCTTATGATGGTGAAAATGACCCTGATGTATTAGCGGCTTGCGGAGCCTCGGCTGCGCTTGTTGTTTCGGATATTCCGTTTGATGGACCAATGGGAGAAGTAAGAGTTGGAAGAATTGGCGGTGAGTTTATTGTCAACCCGACTCAGGAGCAGATCAAGTTAAGCGATATAGAACTTGTTGTTGCAGGTACTGCAGATTCAATTATGATGGTTGAGGGTGAATCTAAAGAAGTAAGCGAACAGGAATTATTGGATGCCTTAAAATTTGCACAGATAGAAATTAAGAAAATCGTTGAACTTCAAAATCAACTAAGGGCTGAAGCCGGTAAAACCAAGTGGGTTGTTGAAGAAAAAACAATTGATGAAAATCTTAAAAAAGATATTTACGATCTTGCTGAAGTAAAGTTTAAGGAAATTGTTTATTCTGTTCTGTCTAAAGAGGAAAGAGCAGATAAAAACGGCGAACTTGCTGAGTTTGTCAAATCATCATTAGCTGAAAAATATCCCGAGCAGGAAAAAGTTATCAAAGAGGTTCTTCACGATATGGAGAAAGACCTTATGCGTGAAAGAATACTTAAAGAAGGAATTCGTCTTGATGGAAGAAATACAAAACAAATCAGACCGATAACAATTGAACTTGGTAATTTACCAAGAACACATGGTTCTGCATTATTTACACGCGGTGAAACACAATCATTAACAACCGTTACACTCGGAACTAAAAACGATGAACAGACAGTTGATGGTTTAATGCAGGAATACACCAAGAAATTTATGCTCCATTACAACTTTCCGCCGTTTAGCGTTGGTGAGGTCGGAAGATTAAGCGGAGTTGGAAGAAGAGAAATCGGGCATGGTAATCTTGCGGAAAGATCTTTGAAGCAGGTATTTCCTGCAGATGATGCGTTTCCTTATACTGTTAGAGTTATATCAGATATTCTGGAATCAAACGGTTCATCATCAATGGCAACTGTTTGTGCCGGCTCACTTGCTATGATGGATGCCGGTGTTCCAATTAGCAAAGCTGTTTCAGGTATTGCTATGGGGTTGGTTAAAGAGGATGGACAGTATGCAATTCTTTCTGATATACTTGGTAACGAAGATCATCTTGGTGATATGGATTTTAAAGTTGCCGGAACAAGCGATGGTATTACCGGTTTTCAGATGGATATTAAAATTCAGGGAATATCTTTTGAGATCATGGAAAATGCTCTCCATCAGGCTAAAGAAGGAAGAATGCATATACTTGGTAAGATGAATGAAGCCATTGATAAATCAAGAGAAACACTTTCACCCTATGCTCCAAGACTAATTACTATGAATATTGCACAAGATCAGATTGGTCTGGTGATTGGTCCAGGCGGAAAAACTATTCAGGGTATGCAAAGATTATTTGGTGTTGATATTAATATTGAAGATGACGGAACAGTTCATATTGCATCACCAAATAAAGACAGCGCACAACAAGCAAAAGACTATATCAAGAAACTTACTGCAACGCCAGAGGTTGGAGAAGTATATGATGGGGTTGTAACCAAGATAGCTGACTTTGGCGCATTTGTTGAAATTCTTCCCGGCAAGGAAGGATTACTTCATATCTCTGAAATAGATGTTAAACGGGTTAATAAAGTATCTGATTATTTAAAAGTTGGGGATAAGGTCCCGGTAAAGCTCTTAAAGATTGAAAACGGAAAGTTCTCTTTAAGCAGAAAAAAATTGTTGATGGAAGCCGCTGAAAAAGAAGCAAAGAAAAATAAGCAGGCTGATCAGCAGATTACCGAAAAATAA
- the rpsO gene encoding 30S ribosomal protein S15, translated as MTKEEKLEIVKKFGNNEKDSGKPEVQIALLTKRINDLTDHFDTHKKDHHSRRGLMMMVGKRRRLLDYLMKKDISRYRVIIKELNIRK; from the coding sequence ATGACAAAAGAAGAAAAACTTGAGATCGTTAAAAAATTTGGCAACAACGAAAAAGACTCAGGGAAACCCGAAGTGCAGATTGCACTTTTAACAAAAAGAATTAACGATTTAACAGATCATTTTGATACTCATAAAAAAGATCATCATTCAAGAAGAGGATTAATGATGATGGTTGGTAAAAGAAGAAGACTGCTTGATTATTTGATGAAAAAAGATATATCACGCTATAGAGTAATAATTAAAGAATTGAATATTAGAAAGTAA
- a CDS encoding 2-phosphosulfolactate phosphatase: MKLNVFLSSVIVDELYFTGKTTVVIDVLRATSTIATAINNSAKEIIPVASVEFAVKVSGGIFGGQTLLGGERNTKKIEGFALGNSPFEYTKEVVEGKSIILFTTNGSKAIVKTRYSENLFTCSFINIDAVAEHLKTFDTDIEIICAGRNNFLSIEDSVCAGMLISKIKEVKKDISLNDSGTAVLALYDKYKNNLVKMMRESDHGKILLENGFEADLEYCGQIGILNIIPSYSNGVLKKLKVD, encoded by the coding sequence ATGAAGTTAAATGTTTTTCTTTCATCAGTTATTGTTGATGAACTGTACTTTACAGGTAAAACCACCGTTGTAATAGATGTACTTCGGGCTACATCAACAATTGCAACGGCGATTAATAATAGTGCAAAAGAAATTATTCCTGTTGCATCTGTTGAATTTGCTGTTAAAGTTTCGGGCGGAATATTTGGCGGACAGACTTTGCTCGGCGGTGAAAGAAATACAAAAAAAATCGAAGGCTTTGCACTTGGAAACTCGCCATTTGAATATACTAAAGAAGTAGTCGAAGGCAAGTCGATTATTTTGTTCACAACAAACGGAAGCAAAGCTATTGTTAAAACAAGATACTCTGAAAATCTTTTTACTTGTTCATTCATAAATATTGATGCTGTTGCTGAACATCTGAAAACGTTTGATACTGATATAGAAATTATTTGTGCCGGTAGAAACAATTTTCTTTCTATTGAAGACTCTGTTTGTGCAGGGATGTTAATTTCAAAGATTAAAGAAGTGAAAAAAGATATCTCATTAAATGATTCAGGTACGGCTGTTCTTGCTTTGTATGATAAATATAAAAACAACCTTGTTAAAATGATGCGTGAATCTGATCATGGTAAAATTCTTTTAGAAAATGGATTTGAAGCAGACCTTGAATATTGTGGTCAGATTGGTATATTAAATATTATTCCATCTTATTCAAATGGTGTTCTAAAAAAACTTAAAGTTGATTAG
- a CDS encoding Rne/Rng family ribonuclease, which translates to MVKEIIINSSSNQTRVAITEDGNLVDFFVDYPENRRMVGDIYLGRVARVLPGIRAAFIDIGMKQDAFLHFSDIGQRTKQFQDMLGDEDSDVEDADDDESIKSNDTSGTKNAAVLEVPKLRKGEEILVQITKEPVNNKGVRVTSSVSIAGRFCVLLPFDNKIGISKKIFDYKERRRLRNIARGIIPPNCGLIIRTVAKDQTEDAVKDDLTNLVKTWKSIESTAKSEEPPTIVHQDLSTTDSVIRDLLTPDVSKVFVDSKKLFKQIKSYVQLIQPDLLEKIELYKSSSSIFDEFKIEEQITTLMGRKVPLPSGGYLIIEHTEAMVVIDVNSGRYAKSKEQELNSLKTDLEASREIARQLRLRDIGGIIVIDFIDLEEEKNRKKIYDELKKEFRKDRSKVSVLPMSDFGLVQITRQRIRQNIMQAMKDVCPVCGGTGFMTKESHLVYDIEDWLKKYRKYFGGFSLIIKCHPTDASRLQNRRFTKIQFKFLVKFTIEEDSGIQIGRFKFFSKRTGIDLTEKFK; encoded by the coding sequence ATGGTAAAAGAAATTATAATAAATTCATCTTCCAATCAGACACGCGTTGCCATTACGGAAGATGGAAATTTAGTCGACTTTTTTGTTGATTATCCCGAAAACAGGAGAATGGTTGGGGATATTTATCTTGGAAGAGTTGCAAGAGTTCTTCCCGGGATAAGAGCCGCATTTATTGATATCGGAATGAAGCAGGATGCATTTCTTCACTTTTCAGATATTGGACAGCGTACAAAACAATTTCAGGATATGCTTGGTGATGAAGATTCGGATGTTGAAGATGCAGACGATGATGAATCAATAAAATCAAATGATACCAGCGGGACAAAAAACGCTGCAGTGCTTGAAGTTCCGAAACTTCGTAAAGGGGAAGAGATCCTTGTTCAGATAACCAAAGAACCTGTCAATAATAAGGGTGTCCGCGTTACTTCTTCTGTATCTATTGCCGGCAGATTCTGTGTTCTGCTTCCTTTTGATAACAAGATAGGCATTTCAAAAAAAATCTTCGATTACAAAGAACGCAGAAGATTAAGAAACATTGCACGAGGGATTATTCCCCCTAATTGCGGACTGATAATAAGAACAGTTGCAAAAGATCAAACCGAAGATGCTGTTAAAGACGATTTGACAAATCTTGTTAAAACGTGGAAGAGTATTGAATCAACAGCAAAGAGTGAAGAACCTCCGACAATTGTTCATCAGGATTTAAGCACAACTGACAGCGTAATAAGAGACCTGCTTACTCCCGATGTTTCCAAAGTGTTTGTTGATTCAAAAAAACTTTTTAAACAGATAAAGAGTTATGTTCAGCTTATTCAACCGGATTTATTGGAAAAAATTGAACTGTATAAATCTTCTTCATCAATTTTTGATGAGTTTAAGATTGAAGAACAGATTACAACTCTTATGGGCAGGAAAGTTCCTCTACCAAGCGGGGGCTATCTTATAATTGAACATACCGAAGCAATGGTTGTAATTGATGTTAATAGTGGCAGATATGCAAAAAGCAAAGAACAGGAATTGAATTCCCTAAAAACAGATTTGGAAGCATCACGCGAAATTGCCAGGCAATTAAGATTAAGGGATATCGGCGGAATCATTGTGATTGATTTTATTGATCTTGAAGAAGAAAAGAACCGGAAAAAAATTTATGATGAGTTAAAAAAAGAATTTAGAAAAGACCGGTCTAAAGTTTCTGTTCTGCCTATGAGTGATTTTGGATTAGTTCAGATTACAAGACAAAGAATCAGACAAAATATTATGCAGGCAATGAAAGATGTTTGTCCTGTTTGCGGCGGTACCGGCTTTATGACTAAAGAATCACACCTTGTCTATGATATTGAAGATTGGCTTAAGAAATACAGAAAATATTTTGGCGGATTCAGTCTGATAATTAAATGTCATCCAACAGATGCTTCGAGATTGCAGAATAGAAGATTTACAAAAATTCAGTTTAAGTTTTTAGTTAAATTTACAATTGAAGAAGATTCAGGTATTCAAATTGGCAGATTTAAATTCTTCTCTAAAAGAACAGGAATAGATTTAACAGAAAAGTTTAAATAA
- a CDS encoding outer membrane lipoprotein carrier protein LolA, with translation MKTILSLIILFCSTVSFSQSAESVLKSLQTKFNTIADLSADVAQKINGESALSGKLFFKKENSLRLELGNQIIVADGKTSWNYDHKNKKVIISNYDENGAGFLSIKYLIYDYPEECNLSLSSEGNKTVLILKPKSKRNNLGEVRLVINKENLIDKTVIENQSTGTMEVIFSNYKLNQNLQNSKFTFTAPEGTAVVDLR, from the coding sequence ATGAAAACGATTTTAAGTTTGATTATACTTTTTTGTTCAACAGTTTCTTTCAGCCAGAGTGCCGAATCTGTTTTAAAATCATTACAGACAAAATTTAATACTATTGCTGATTTAAGTGCTGATGTTGCACAAAAAATTAATGGCGAATCAGCTTTATCTGGCAAATTGTTTTTTAAAAAAGAAAATAGTTTAAGATTAGAGCTTGGTAACCAAATAATTGTTGCAGATGGAAAAACCTCATGGAATTATGACCATAAAAATAAAAAGGTGATTATCAGCAATTATGATGAAAACGGAGCAGGGTTTTTATCGATTAAATATCTTATTTATGATTATCCTGAAGAATGTAATTTGTCTTTATCTTCAGAAGGAAACAAAACAGTATTGATATTAAAGCCAAAATCAAAAAGAAATAATCTTGGCGAAGTTAGATTAGTTATCAATAAAGAAAATCTTATTGATAAAACTGTTATAGAAAATCAATCTACCGGAACAATGGAAGTTATTTTTTCAAATTACAAACTCAATCAAAATTTGCAGAACTCAAAATTTACTTTTACAGCTCCAGAAGGAACAGCCGTAGTTGACCTCAGATAA